AATCGACGCCGGTGTCAAGGGCATTCTCTTTCAATCCCGACTTTCCGCGGCGGGGACCAATCTGGTGCTGTATCCCGAGATTTTCGGTACCGGGGATTCGCTCACGGTATTCGATCCGGGCGCATCCTTGCCTAAGAACCAGGATTCCTGGGTCTAGCACGATCCCGCGGGTTGGGGCAAGAGCCCGATCCGATGCACTACGCCGACCACGCTTGGATGCCCTTTCATGAACGCGATCCAGGCGTTGGTAACCAGCAGATAGCCGCTCACTCCAGCGACTCACGGGGCGCATCCCGGCCCAGGTCGGCCGCATCGACGTCATCGGGGAAATCCTCGCCGAGGCTGCCGGCAAAGCGTTCGATGAAGCCCTGGGTGGTCAAACGCGGGGCGGCCGGTGCCAGGCCGTAACGCGCCTCCAGAAAACCGATGAAATCGAAAGTCTCCCGCTGCAGGTCGGGCGGCAGGGCGTTGATATGGGTGTAAATGGTTTCCGCCAGATTCATGGGTTGGCTCCGACTTGGCTTGGTTCGCAGGGGTGCGGTTGGCGGTACACGCGAGCGCGGCGAGCGGCTCCAGGTCCAGGCGGTCGCTGCGCG
The DNA window shown above is from Candidatus Thiodictyon syntrophicum and carries:
- a CDS encoding DUF2281 domain-containing protein, giving the protein MNLAETIYTHINALPPDLQRETFDFIGFLEARYGLAPAAPRLTTQGFIERFAGSLGEDFPDDVDAADLGRDAPRESLE